From Methanomassiliicoccus sp., the proteins below share one genomic window:
- a CDS encoding DedA family protein, giving the protein MEGLIAWGVELIMGILGFLGLPGVFTLMTIESMCIPIPSEIVLPFAGALVYQGRISVFGDSILDMLMVALAGTFGCTVGSAIAYYVGLKGGRPLVKRYGRYIRMNERHLDLAECWFRKYGDWAVFGSRLLPVVRTFISLPAGMACMPFKRFIVLSTIGSFPWCLVLSYMGLVLGENWQTIEDLYRPLEIVVLVGALALVVYYVIRRRQQKMYCPP; this is encoded by the coding sequence ATAGAGGGATTGATAGCTTGGGGAGTGGAGCTCATCATGGGGATCCTGGGATTCCTGGGTCTGCCGGGCGTGTTCACGCTAATGACCATTGAGAGCATGTGCATACCCATTCCCAGCGAGATAGTGCTGCCCTTCGCCGGAGCTTTAGTTTATCAGGGAAGGATATCGGTCTTCGGCGATTCCATCCTGGACATGCTGATGGTGGCCCTGGCAGGCACTTTTGGCTGCACAGTAGGATCGGCGATAGCTTACTATGTAGGTCTCAAGGGCGGCCGCCCCCTGGTCAAGAGGTACGGCCGCTACATACGCATGAACGAGAGGCACCTCGACCTTGCGGAGTGCTGGTTCAGAAAGTATGGGGACTGGGCGGTGTTCGGCTCCCGGCTCCTTCCGGTGGTCAGGACCTTCATCTCCCTCCCGGCGGGGATGGCATGCATGCCTTTCAAGCGCTTCATCGTCCTCTCCACTATCGGGTCTTTCCCCTGGTGCCTCGTACTGTCCTACATGGGATTGGTGCTGGGAGAGAACTGGCAGACCATAGAGGACCTGTACCGCCCGCTGGAGATCGTGGTGCTGGTGGGAGCGCTGGCCCTGGTGGTCTACTACGTCATCAGGAGAAGACAGCAGAAGATGTACTGTCCTCCTTAG
- a CDS encoding ribosome biogenesis/translation initiation ATPase RLI has translation MRIAVLLRDHCQPKKCNSECRNYCPKVRTGVEAVVMGESGRPVISEELCVGCGICVHKCPFEAIKIIGLPEELKSELMHQYGTNGFRIYRLPVPKKGLVTGILGPNGIGKTTSIKLLSGDEVPNFGEYDNPPSKEQVLDRLSGTELGDYLTKVYAGKVRTALKPQYVDKLPKVAKGVVRDLLSKVAERMTPDEAAELLDLHEVIDRPLDKLSGGELQRVAIAASLLKDADTYFFDEPSSYLDIYQRIKVARLIQSLAAEKQVVVIEHDLAILDFLADNAYLVYGSEGAYGIFANPRQVRIAINTYLDGYMREENIRFRDTQIRFESHPPRDSQLTVHLLDYDRMECDFKQFKLKVEPGTIRIGESIGVVGPNAIGKTTFVKMLAGVQEPTLGSVDKSVKVSYKPQYIAPDFDGTVLELFTATNLEFFQSGFFESEIAHPLMLKRLYDKNVNNLSGGELQRVAIAICLSREADMYLLDEPSAYLDSNQRMEAAKTVRRVMEKRGRSALIVDHDIYFLDMVSDSMMVFDGIPGREGKANGPFDMRVGMNMFLKNVDVTFRRDNDTNRPRINKPGSRLDREQKEIGEYYYSGA, from the coding sequence ATGCGAATAGCCGTTCTGCTGAGGGACCACTGTCAGCCCAAGAAGTGCAACTCTGAGTGCAGGAACTACTGCCCCAAGGTGCGCACGGGCGTGGAGGCAGTGGTCATGGGCGAGAGCGGCCGTCCCGTGATATCTGAGGAGCTGTGCGTGGGCTGCGGGATCTGCGTGCACAAGTGCCCCTTCGAGGCCATCAAGATCATCGGCCTGCCGGAGGAGCTGAAGAGCGAGCTCATGCATCAGTATGGAACGAACGGTTTCCGCATCTACCGCCTTCCCGTCCCCAAGAAAGGACTGGTCACCGGCATTCTGGGTCCCAACGGCATCGGTAAGACCACCTCCATCAAACTGTTGTCAGGGGATGAGGTTCCCAACTTCGGAGAGTACGATAACCCTCCCTCCAAGGAGCAGGTCCTAGATAGGCTCTCAGGAACGGAGCTGGGCGATTACCTCACCAAGGTGTACGCAGGGAAGGTTCGCACGGCGCTCAAGCCCCAGTACGTGGACAAGCTCCCCAAGGTGGCCAAGGGCGTGGTCAGGGACCTGCTGAGCAAGGTCGCGGAAAGGATGACCCCTGACGAGGCCGCGGAACTCCTGGACCTGCATGAGGTCATCGACCGTCCCCTGGACAAGCTGTCCGGAGGGGAGCTGCAGAGGGTGGCCATCGCGGCCTCGCTGCTGAAGGACGCGGACACCTACTTCTTCGATGAGCCTTCATCGTACCTGGACATCTATCAGCGGATTAAGGTCGCTCGCTTGATCCAGTCCTTGGCGGCCGAGAAGCAGGTGGTCGTCATCGAGCACGACCTCGCCATCCTCGATTTCCTGGCCGATAATGCCTACCTGGTCTACGGTTCCGAGGGGGCGTACGGTATCTTCGCCAACCCTCGGCAGGTGCGCATAGCCATCAACACCTACCTGGACGGATATATGCGGGAGGAGAACATCCGCTTCCGGGATACCCAGATCCGCTTCGAGTCCCATCCTCCCAGGGACAGCCAGCTCACCGTCCACCTCCTCGACTACGACCGCATGGAGTGCGACTTCAAACAGTTCAAGCTCAAGGTGGAGCCGGGCACCATCAGGATCGGGGAGTCCATAGGTGTGGTGGGCCCTAACGCCATCGGGAAGACCACCTTCGTCAAGATGCTGGCCGGAGTTCAGGAGCCGACACTGGGGTCGGTGGACAAGAGCGTCAAGGTCTCATACAAGCCGCAATATATCGCCCCTGACTTCGACGGCACGGTGCTGGAGCTGTTCACCGCCACCAACCTCGAGTTCTTCCAGTCAGGCTTCTTCGAGAGCGAGATCGCCCATCCTTTGATGCTCAAACGCCTCTATGATAAGAACGTCAACAACCTCTCCGGGGGGGAGCTGCAGAGGGTGGCCATCGCCATATGCCTGTCCCGGGAGGCGGACATGTACCTCCTGGACGAGCCTTCCGCGTACCTTGATTCCAACCAGAGGATGGAGGCGGCGAAGACCGTCCGCAGGGTCATGGAGAAGAGGGGACGCAGCGCGCTCATCGTCGACCATGACATCTACTTCCTGGACATGGTCTCTGACTCCATGATGGTGTTCGATGGCATCCCCGGTCGCGAAGGCAAGGCCAACGGACCGTTCGATATGAGGGTGGGCATGAACATGTTCCTCAAGAACGTCGACGTCACCTTCCGGCGGGACAACGACACCAACAGGCCGCGGATCAACAAGCCCGGATCAAGACTGGATAGGGAACAGAAGGAGATAGGGGAGTACTACTACAGTGGAGCCTAA
- a CDS encoding dynein regulation protein LC7: MDEIKKLDHVLDASLVSRGGMYVMGGPLKGLHRETYAAMSAIMIGAAETTSSELKDKLNKVSVELTEQTLILISIGPKYLLAILVDHGGDREMIASQTKKIMSNVEMII; encoded by the coding sequence TTGGACGAAATAAAGAAGCTAGACCATGTCCTGGACGCTTCCCTGGTGTCCCGTGGAGGCATGTATGTCATGGGCGGTCCCTTGAAGGGGCTTCACCGTGAGACCTATGCGGCTATGTCCGCCATCATGATCGGGGCAGCAGAGACGACCTCTTCAGAACTCAAGGACAAGCTGAACAAGGTGTCGGTGGAGCTGACGGAACAGACGTTGATCCTTATCAGCATTGGCCCCAAGTATCTCCTGGCGATCCTCGTGGACCATGGCGGGGACCGGGAGATGATCGCTTCTCAGACGAAGAAGATCATGTCCAACGTCGAGATGATCATCTAA
- a CDS encoding PHP domain-containing protein, whose translation MKADLHVHSTHSDDGHQTIEEIIDRCRQLDIRVLAITDHNDMGGCEEAMRLGEGMIVIPGIEISSKGGHILGLGLDRPVPRGLEVAETIRQIHEAGGIAIAPHPYRMSTGLGENNVRDNDFDAIEVANGRSRRGGNRAAKALAEELRLPVMGGSDAHDQRSLGRALTEVPDDCRTASEVITAIKTGRCKAIGAGQSSTRSLSSAIMSTSRWFRRGLKRM comes from the coding sequence ATGAAGGCAGATCTTCACGTTCACTCCACCCACTCCGATGATGGCCATCAGACCATAGAAGAGATCATCGACCGCTGTCGCCAACTGGACATAAGGGTTTTGGCCATCACCGACCACAACGACATGGGTGGCTGCGAGGAGGCGATGCGCCTCGGTGAGGGTATGATAGTCATTCCCGGTATCGAGATATCCTCCAAGGGAGGCCACATACTGGGTTTGGGATTGGATCGCCCCGTCCCGCGAGGCCTGGAGGTCGCTGAGACCATCCGTCAGATCCATGAGGCCGGGGGTATCGCCATAGCGCCGCACCCATACCGGATGTCCACCGGGCTGGGGGAGAATAACGTTAGGGATAACGACTTCGATGCCATAGAGGTGGCCAACGGCCGCTCCCGCCGGGGAGGGAACAGGGCCGCCAAGGCGCTCGCGGAGGAGCTGAGATTGCCGGTCATGGGGGGGAGCGATGCGCACGACCAAAGGTCCCTGGGACGCGCGCTCACCGAGGTCCCCGACGACTGCCGGACCGCGTCTGAGGTCATCACCGCCATTAAAACCGGGAGGTGTAAAGCTATCGGAGCTGGTCAATCCTCTACACGGTCATTGAGCTCGGCGATAATGAGCACCTCTCGATGGTTCAGGCGCGGCCTGAAAAGAATGTGA
- the metG gene encoding methionine--tRNA ligase: MVKVLVCVAWPYANAPIHLGHVAGSLLPPDIFSKYHRLHGNEVLMVSGSDQHGTPITVKAEKEGVTPEVIAERYHEINKKAIEGLDIQFSLFTKTHTENHFEVVTDVFQTLRDHGYLYKKGTLQYYCPRCEKFLPDRYVEGTCPSCGNEKARGDQCERCGKAFEGGELEKAVCVHCSTAPELRETEHFFLKLTAFQDRLIEWISGKEDWKSSVKLFTKNWLEAGLADRPITRDMSWGVPVPMPGWEDKVIYVWFDAVIGYLSASKEWAKMVGRPDAWKEYWADPAVNGYYFLGKDNIPFHTIIWPAMLMGYEGLNLPYDVPANEFLTFKGDKLSKSRGNSIDIPSLLKSYQVDALRYYLAVNMPENKDSEFTWEDFETKINNELVATLGNFYHRVLSFTFKHFGEVPSYHGTEAQKQELMEAIEKARAEVDENLQKCEFKRGLKAIMDLAQFGNRYFDGVGPWALIKKDREQCGSALYLNLQLVQALAVMSYPFLPRSGEGAWKLLGHQDTVLSKGWENITAPLPEGQKLLEPKPLFSKIVIEKDDADAAFKGFESLNLKVGRIIDAQNHPNADSLLLMQVDIGRKVQIVAGLKAYFTLDELKGRKVVVVSNLKPAKLRGYESQGMLLAAESGDLVTLLAPPAEAEPGDQVSSGMTPGEKQIEFKDFQKLTLTIGEVQEDGSIDIGRKLKCRCPPGMGRSKVPVFLPSPEADECLVFFTEKGSPVTADERLPNGATVR, encoded by the coding sequence ATGGTCAAGGTTCTAGTGTGCGTCGCGTGGCCGTACGCCAATGCCCCCATCCATCTGGGGCATGTGGCCGGCTCGCTCCTCCCCCCGGACATCTTCTCGAAATACCACCGCCTTCATGGGAACGAGGTGCTCATGGTATCCGGCTCGGACCAGCATGGTACGCCCATAACGGTCAAGGCCGAGAAGGAGGGGGTGACCCCTGAGGTCATCGCCGAGCGCTACCATGAGATCAACAAGAAGGCCATCGAGGGCCTTGACATCCAGTTCTCATTGTTCACCAAAACGCACACGGAGAACCACTTCGAGGTTGTAACCGATGTGTTCCAGACCCTTAGGGACCATGGTTATCTTTACAAGAAGGGCACCCTCCAATACTACTGCCCGAGGTGTGAGAAGTTCCTCCCCGACCGCTACGTGGAAGGTACGTGCCCTTCCTGCGGCAACGAGAAGGCCAGGGGGGATCAGTGCGAGAGGTGCGGCAAGGCCTTCGAGGGCGGTGAGCTGGAGAAGGCCGTGTGTGTCCACTGCAGCACCGCGCCTGAGCTTCGAGAGACCGAACACTTCTTCCTGAAGCTGACCGCGTTCCAGGACCGGCTTATCGAGTGGATCTCCGGCAAGGAGGATTGGAAGAGCTCGGTGAAACTTTTTACCAAGAACTGGCTGGAGGCCGGGCTGGCGGACCGCCCCATCACCAGGGACATGTCCTGGGGTGTGCCCGTTCCGATGCCGGGGTGGGAGGACAAGGTCATCTACGTGTGGTTCGATGCCGTCATCGGCTACCTCTCGGCTTCCAAGGAATGGGCCAAGATGGTAGGGCGACCTGATGCCTGGAAGGAGTACTGGGCCGATCCCGCGGTCAATGGCTATTACTTCCTGGGCAAGGACAACATCCCCTTCCATACTATCATATGGCCGGCAATGCTCATGGGATATGAGGGTCTGAACCTACCGTACGACGTTCCTGCCAACGAGTTCCTTACCTTCAAGGGGGACAAGCTGTCCAAGAGCCGGGGCAACTCCATCGACATCCCGTCCCTCCTCAAGAGCTACCAGGTGGACGCTCTCCGCTACTACCTGGCGGTGAACATGCCCGAGAACAAGGACTCGGAGTTCACCTGGGAGGACTTCGAGACCAAGATCAACAACGAGCTCGTGGCCACCCTGGGCAACTTTTACCACCGCGTTCTTAGCTTCACCTTCAAGCACTTCGGGGAGGTGCCCAGCTACCACGGCACCGAGGCCCAGAAGCAAGAGTTGATGGAGGCCATCGAGAAGGCCCGCGCCGAGGTCGATGAGAACCTCCAGAAGTGCGAGTTCAAGCGAGGGCTCAAGGCCATCATGGACCTGGCGCAGTTCGGGAACCGCTACTTCGACGGCGTGGGACCATGGGCGCTGATAAAGAAGGACCGGGAACAGTGCGGCTCAGCGCTGTACCTCAACCTGCAGCTGGTCCAGGCGCTGGCTGTGATGAGCTACCCCTTCCTGCCGCGTTCGGGAGAAGGAGCATGGAAGCTGCTGGGACACCAGGATACTGTACTCAGCAAAGGTTGGGAGAACATCACCGCCCCTCTACCGGAGGGACAGAAGCTGCTCGAGCCCAAACCCTTGTTCTCCAAGATCGTTATCGAGAAGGACGATGCCGATGCCGCCTTCAAAGGCTTCGAGAGCCTGAACCTGAAGGTGGGAAGGATAATCGATGCCCAGAACCACCCTAACGCGGATTCACTTCTTCTGATGCAGGTGGACATCGGAAGGAAGGTGCAGATAGTCGCCGGCCTGAAGGCCTACTTCACGCTCGACGAGCTGAAAGGGCGGAAGGTGGTGGTGGTGTCCAACCTGAAGCCCGCCAAGCTGCGCGGCTACGAGTCCCAGGGGATGCTCCTGGCAGCCGAGTCCGGGGACCTGGTTACCTTGCTGGCACCTCCCGCGGAGGCGGAGCCCGGCGATCAGGTGAGCAGCGGCATGACGCCCGGGGAGAAGCAGATCGAGTTCAAGGACTTCCAAAAACTGACCCTCACCATCGGGGAGGTCCAGGAGGACGGGAGCATAGATATCGGCAGAAAGTTGAAGTGCCGCTGTCCTCCGGGAATGGGGAGGTCCAAGGTCCCGGTGTTCCTGCCCTCGCCCGAGGCCGATGAATGCCTGGTGTTCTTCACCGAGAAAGGCTCTCCCGTCACCGCTGACGAGCGACTCCCTAATGGGGCCACGGTGCGATGA
- a CDS encoding FprA family A-type flavoprotein, which yields MEAVQVTDGIFWVGAIDWNIRNFHGYSTSMGSTYNAYLITGEKNILIDTVKRPFFEEMVSRIGSVMDPQKIDIIVSNHTEMDHSSSLPLMQELTGATVLASRMGVEGLRLHFPQLRTEMVKDGQEIKLGTKTLKFIDTPMLHWPDSMFTYVEEDKVLFSMDAFGQHYATTKRFDDEVDQDVLYQEAAKYYANIILLFNSQVERTIQKAKDIDIKIIATSHGVIWRKNLGRIFELYSQWSSSRTKEKAVVVYDTMWNSTRIMAEEIAEGIASEGVEVRVMKLGETDRSEVMKEVLDSRAVVIGSPTLNNNLFPSVADMIYYLRGLRPTNRIGAVFGSYGWAGGAVKMAQDLLKGSGLELPMEPYQVRFVPQEEERRKCREFGRTIGLKIKEKSSG from the coding sequence ATGGAAGCGGTGCAAGTAACGGACGGCATTTTTTGGGTCGGGGCTATCGATTGGAACATCCGCAATTTCCACGGATATTCCACTTCCATGGGCTCGACCTATAACGCATACCTCATAACCGGGGAGAAGAACATCCTGATCGATACGGTCAAGAGGCCGTTCTTCGAGGAGATGGTGAGCAGGATAGGGAGCGTCATGGACCCCCAGAAGATCGATATAATTGTATCTAACCACACCGAGATGGACCACTCCAGCAGCCTGCCCCTGATGCAGGAACTGACCGGGGCTACGGTACTGGCATCCCGGATGGGGGTGGAAGGTCTCCGCCTTCACTTCCCCCAGCTGAGGACGGAGATGGTCAAGGACGGTCAGGAGATCAAGCTGGGAACGAAGACGCTCAAGTTCATAGACACGCCCATGCTCCACTGGCCGGATTCCATGTTCACCTACGTGGAGGAGGACAAGGTCCTGTTCAGCATGGATGCCTTCGGCCAGCACTATGCCACGACCAAGAGGTTCGACGACGAGGTGGACCAGGACGTCCTCTACCAGGAGGCGGCGAAGTACTATGCCAACATCATACTCCTGTTCAACTCCCAGGTGGAGAGGACCATCCAAAAGGCCAAGGACATAGACATCAAGATCATCGCCACGTCCCATGGGGTGATCTGGCGTAAGAACCTGGGAAGGATATTCGAACTGTACTCTCAGTGGTCCAGCTCCCGTACCAAGGAGAAGGCGGTCGTCGTCTACGACACTATGTGGAACTCCACTCGCATCATGGCCGAGGAGATCGCCGAGGGGATCGCCTCCGAGGGGGTCGAGGTCAGGGTCATGAAGCTGGGCGAGACCGACCGCAGCGAGGTCATGAAAGAGGTGCTGGACTCCCGGGCGGTGGTGATAGGTTCCCCCACGCTCAACAACAACCTGTTCCCCTCTGTCGCGGACATGATTTACTACCTCCGGGGCCTACGGCCCACCAACCGCATCGGGGCGGTGTTCGGATCTTATGGATGGGCCGGAGGGGCCGTAAAGATGGCGCAGGACCTGCTCAAGGGAAGCGGCCTGGAGCTTCCCATGGAGCCCTACCAGGTGAGGTTCGTTCCTCAGGAGGAGGAGCGCCGGAAATGCCGGGAGTTCGGCAGGACCATCGGCCTGAAGATCAAGGAGAAGAGCAGCGGTTGA